From Halostella salina, a single genomic window includes:
- a CDS encoding Hvo_1808 family surface protein: MRARVLVVACLLVTAGCASPLGGTDTPPGYDEDPRGWEGGYWYDDAVDVDASDGLDEAELDAVTVRAMARIERIRGLEFEEDVPVEVISREAFRERGGLGRSYTARDDVVWEAAMIVGEDTTAEAAFAEVYGGSVAGYYSGGRIVVVADDPDAAAVSRATLVHELVHALQAQHLRLGGSASSLDGRRAATGLVEGDANYVMDRYEERCGEEWDCIEQAPRVPSSRSYNRGLFLATFAPYSDGPTFVGDLRERGGWDAVDDAYDAFPASTEQLIHPERYPDDGPVNVTVPDRSADGWERFGGTETLGEATLYATFQHNGVIPDAHLTSDDRRYNYSHPITEGWAGDTVVPYRADGEYGYVFASEWESRADAREFAAAYRDLLDGRGAERVGDGVYRVPEDDPFGDAFRVVREGRTVRVVNAPTVADLSAVHAERAG; this comes from the coding sequence ATGCGCGCTCGCGTCCTCGTCGTCGCCTGCCTGCTCGTGACCGCCGGCTGTGCGTCGCCGCTGGGGGGTACCGACACCCCGCCCGGCTACGACGAGGACCCCCGCGGCTGGGAGGGCGGCTACTGGTACGACGACGCGGTCGACGTCGACGCCAGCGACGGACTCGACGAGGCGGAACTCGACGCCGTCACCGTCCGCGCGATGGCCCGGATCGAACGGATCCGGGGGCTGGAGTTCGAGGAGGACGTGCCGGTGGAGGTGATCTCCCGCGAGGCGTTCCGGGAGCGCGGCGGGCTGGGGCGGTCCTACACGGCCCGTGACGACGTGGTGTGGGAGGCCGCCATGATCGTCGGCGAGGACACGACCGCCGAGGCGGCCTTCGCCGAGGTGTACGGCGGCTCGGTCGCGGGCTACTACTCGGGCGGCCGGATCGTGGTCGTCGCCGACGACCCGGACGCCGCGGCAGTCTCCCGGGCGACGCTCGTCCACGAACTCGTCCACGCGCTTCAGGCCCAGCACCTCCGGCTCGGCGGGTCGGCCTCGTCGCTCGACGGGCGACGCGCCGCGACCGGGCTGGTTGAGGGCGACGCGAACTACGTGATGGACCGCTACGAGGAGCGCTGCGGCGAGGAGTGGGACTGCATCGAGCAGGCTCCCCGGGTCCCGTCGTCGCGGTCGTACAACCGCGGCCTGTTCCTCGCCACGTTCGCCCCCTACTCCGACGGGCCGACGTTCGTCGGTGACCTCCGGGAGCGGGGCGGCTGGGACGCCGTCGACGACGCGTACGACGCGTTCCCGGCGAGCACCGAACAGCTGATCCACCCCGAGCGCTACCCCGACGACGGCCCGGTGAACGTGACGGTGCCGGACCGCTCGGCCGACGGCTGGGAGCGGTTCGGCGGGACGGAGACGCTCGGCGAGGCGACGCTGTACGCGACGTTCCAGCACAACGGCGTGATCCCCGACGCACACCTGACCAGCGACGACCGGCGGTACAACTACTCCCACCCGATAACGGAGGGGTGGGCGGGCGATACGGTGGTGCCGTACCGCGCCGACGGCGAGTACGGCTACGTGTTCGCAAGCGAGTGGGAGAGTCGGGCCGACGCCCGCGAGTTCGCCGCCGCGTACCGCGACCTGCTCGACGGGCGCGGCGCGGAGCGGGTCGGGGACGGCGTCTACCGCGTGCCCGAGGACGACCCGTTCGGCGATGCGTTCCGGGTCGTCCGCGAGGGGCGGACCGTGCGGGTCGTCAACGCGCCGACGGTCGCCGACCTGTCGGCCGTCCACGCCGAGCGTGCCGGATAG
- a CDS encoding Hvo_1808 family surface protein: MRALPVLMIATVVALSAVVPGAVAADATDRPTVETDSDGSADAAPSSATDDQTDNHTAPPDPDEDVIGWENGYWYNESIDVDRSDGLNDSELDAVVARGMARVEVVRQLEFQRTVPVDVISREQYREENAGQFTNVTDAEALHQNVKWEATLMVGEDSSAIAEQEALYGSSVAGYYSPTEERIVIVSENTTAPKMNEITLSQELFHALQDQQFNTSRYNQSTRELHNAKDGIIEGDGNYVDYRYGQRCEAEWDCLMPQGGGAGGGGNIHLGIYLTIFQPYSDGPAFVEGIYEEAGWEGVNAVYENPPASTEQVIHPEKYGEDAPTNVSVATPPSDDWERLEIEGGIDHASFGEAGMFSMLLYPTYDSNGATQIIRTQSFINRGSDGQPDPVDPYNYSHPYTAGWDGDKLVPFVSDDAATNETAYVWNTTWDSEADASEFVEGYRQVLEYRNAESVEAADGVYRIPDDAAFGDAFAVVQDGTTVTIVNAPTLDGLDAVHADAPNVTAADMDDGSDSDDSDSGDSDSDDSGSDSDDSDSDSDSDSDDGDSDSDSASESDDSGSDNSTDSGGQPGFGVGAAVAALLASLLLARRRA; the protein is encoded by the coding sequence ATGCGAGCGTTACCCGTACTCATGATCGCGACGGTCGTCGCCCTCTCGGCGGTGGTGCCGGGTGCAGTCGCGGCGGACGCGACGGACCGGCCAACAGTCGAGACCGACTCGGACGGCTCGGCCGACGCCGCCCCGTCGTCGGCGACGGACGACCAGACCGACAACCACACCGCACCGCCCGACCCCGACGAGGACGTGATCGGGTGGGAGAACGGCTACTGGTACAACGAGAGCATCGACGTGGACCGGAGCGACGGCCTGAACGACAGCGAACTCGACGCGGTCGTCGCCCGCGGGATGGCCCGCGTCGAGGTGGTCCGCCAGCTCGAGTTCCAGCGGACGGTGCCCGTGGACGTGATCTCCCGCGAGCAGTACCGCGAGGAGAACGCCGGGCAGTTCACGAACGTCACCGACGCCGAGGCGCTCCACCAGAACGTCAAGTGGGAGGCCACGCTGATGGTCGGCGAGGACTCGTCCGCGATCGCCGAACAGGAGGCGCTCTACGGCTCCAGCGTCGCGGGCTACTACAGCCCCACGGAGGAGCGGATCGTGATCGTCTCGGAGAACACGACCGCTCCGAAGATGAACGAGATCACCCTCTCGCAGGAGCTGTTCCACGCGCTGCAGGACCAGCAGTTCAACACCTCGCGGTACAACCAGTCGACGCGGGAACTGCACAACGCCAAGGACGGGATCATCGAGGGCGACGGCAACTACGTCGACTACCGGTACGGCCAGCGCTGTGAGGCCGAGTGGGACTGCCTGATGCCCCAGGGCGGCGGCGCTGGGGGCGGCGGTAACATCCACCTCGGTATCTACCTCACGATCTTCCAGCCCTACAGCGACGGCCCGGCGTTCGTCGAGGGCATCTACGAGGAAGCAGGCTGGGAGGGCGTCAACGCGGTGTACGAGAACCCGCCGGCGAGCACCGAGCAGGTGATCCACCCCGAGAAGTACGGCGAGGACGCGCCGACGAACGTGTCGGTCGCCACGCCGCCGAGCGACGACTGGGAGCGCCTGGAGATCGAGGGCGGCATCGACCACGCCAGCTTCGGCGAGGCCGGGATGTTCTCGATGCTGCTGTACCCCACCTACGACAGCAACGGGGCGACCCAGATCATCCGCACGCAGAGCTTCATCAACCGCGGGAGCGACGGGCAGCCCGACCCGGTCGACCCGTACAACTACTCGCACCCCTACACCGCCGGCTGGGACGGTGACAAGCTCGTGCCGTTCGTGAGCGACGACGCCGCCACGAACGAGACGGCGTACGTCTGGAACACGACGTGGGACTCCGAGGCCGACGCGTCCGAGTTCGTCGAGGGCTACCGGCAGGTGCTCGAGTACCGCAACGCCGAGTCCGTCGAGGCGGCCGACGGCGTCTACCGGATCCCCGACGACGCGGCCTTCGGCGACGCCTTCGCGGTCGTACAGGACGGCACAACCGTCACCATCGTCAACGCGCCGACGCTTGACGGCCTCGACGCGGTCCACGCGGACGCGCCGAACGTGACCGCGGCCGACATGGACGACGGCAGTGATTCGGACGATAGCGACTCGGGCGACAGCGATTCGGACGACAGCGGTTCCGACTCGGACGACAGCGACTCCGATTCGGATAGCGACTCGGACGACGGCGACTCCGACAGCGATTCCGCCTCCGAGAGCGACGACTCGGGGTCGGACAACAGCACTGACTCCGGCGGCCAACCCGGCTTCGGCGTCGGTGCCGCGGTCGCGGCCCTGCTCGCGTCGCTCCTGCTCGCCCGGCGGCGCGCGTAG
- a CDS encoding cysteine hydrolase family protein → MRLDPDSTAVVVVDMQNGFAHPDGSLYAPASEDAIDPIDELLGRARDAGASVVFTRDVHPPEQFEDAHYYDEFDRWGEHVVEGSWETEIVDGLPVAEDDHVVTKHTYDAFYQTDLEGHLDAHGIDDLLICGTLANVCVLHTAGSAGLRDYRPVLVEDAVGFIEEDHHEYALDHADWLFGEVESLDDIAFA, encoded by the coding sequence ATGCGACTCGATCCCGACTCGACGGCCGTCGTGGTCGTGGACATGCAGAACGGCTTCGCCCACCCGGACGGGAGCCTGTACGCGCCCGCAAGCGAAGACGCGATCGACCCGATCGACGAACTGCTCGGTCGCGCCCGCGACGCCGGCGCGTCCGTGGTGTTCACCCGCGACGTGCACCCGCCCGAGCAGTTCGAGGACGCCCACTACTACGACGAGTTCGACCGCTGGGGCGAACACGTCGTCGAGGGGTCCTGGGAGACGGAGATCGTCGACGGCCTGCCCGTCGCCGAGGACGACCACGTCGTCACGAAACACACGTACGACGCGTTCTATCAGACCGACCTCGAAGGCCATCTCGACGCCCACGGGATCGACGACCTGCTGATCTGTGGCACGCTCGCGAACGTCTGTGTGCTCCACACCGCCGGGAGCGCCGGCCTGCGGGACTACCGCCCGGTGCTCGTCGAGGACGCCGTCGGCTTCATCGAGGAGGACCACCACGAGTACGCGCTGGACCACGCCGACTGGCTGTTCGGGGAGGTCGAATCGCTGGACGACATCGCGTTCGCCTAG